A genomic segment from uncultured Desulfuromonas sp. encodes:
- a CDS encoding cytochrome c, with product MTKDVWLKRVALVVLMTILTAISSATWAEENDSAVKALSLRNIMQELSNSMQIVIDAIYREDWEQVAGTAPQFANHPQPPIAEKMRILGFAGSNVSNFKGFDKQTHQAAKELEEIAMRKDGKGVIAQFATLQKSCLACHQSFRKTFKEHFYGK from the coding sequence ATGACAAAAGACGTCTGGCTTAAACGAGTCGCATTGGTTGTACTCATGACTATTTTAACCGCAATCAGTTCTGCAACGTGGGCCGAAGAGAACGATAGTGCAGTCAAAGCGCTCTCGCTGAGAAATATCATGCAGGAATTGAGCAATAGCATGCAGATAGTGATTGATGCCATTTACAGAGAGGACTGGGAACAGGTGGCGGGAACTGCGCCTCAGTTTGCCAATCATCCACAGCCGCCGATAGCAGAGAAGATGCGCATTTTAGGTTTTGCAGGTTCCAATGTGAGCAACTTCAAAGGTTTTGACAAGCAGACACATCAAGCCGCAAAGGAATTAGAAGAAATCGCCATGAGAAAAGACGGTAAAGGGGTGATAGCACAGTTCGCAACACTCCAAAAAAGTTGTCTCGCTTGTCACCAGAGTTTTAGAAAAACCTTCAAGGAGCATTTTTATGGGAAATAA
- a CDS encoding ABC transporter ATP-binding protein, which produces MTAKGIRIQGLKKRYGSGDTAVDALKTVDMHVAPGEVVGLIGPSGSGKTTLLKCLGAVIEPTAGKMILGDDVIYDDGWKVKDLRALRRDRIGFVFQAPYLIPFLDVTDNVALLPMLAGMPNAEARKRAIGLFKALDVEHRAKAMPSQLSGGEQQRVAIARGLVNRPPVILADEPTAPLDSERALAVIRILNDMAKKFETAIIVVTHDEKIIPTFKRIYHIRDGVTYEEEGEGRGFE; this is translated from the coding sequence ATGACTGCTAAAGGTATTCGTATCCAGGGGTTAAAAAAACGTTATGGAAGTGGCGATACCGCCGTTGATGCCCTAAAGACCGTCGACATGCACGTTGCGCCGGGCGAGGTCGTTGGACTGATAGGTCCTTCTGGATCTGGCAAAACCACGCTCCTTAAATGTTTGGGAGCGGTGATCGAGCCGACCGCCGGAAAAATGATACTCGGAGATGACGTCATTTATGATGACGGCTGGAAGGTCAAAGATCTTCGTGCCTTGCGGCGGGACCGGATAGGCTTTGTATTCCAAGCACCTTATCTGATTCCTTTCCTCGATGTCACCGACAACGTAGCCCTTCTGCCCATGTTGGCGGGAATGCCAAATGCCGAGGCGCGTAAACGGGCAATAGGATTGTTTAAAGCGCTTGATGTGGAGCATCGCGCCAAGGCCATGCCATCTCAACTCTCTGGTGGAGAACAGCAACGAGTGGCTATTGCACGTGGCTTGGTGAATCGTCCCCCGGTAATACTGGCCGATGAACCGACCGCTCCGCTTGATAGTGAGCGCGCCCTGGCCGTAATCCGGATCTTGAACGATATGGCCAAAAAATTCGAGACCGCCATTATTGTCGTCACCCACGATGAAAAAATCATTCCCACCTTCAAACGCATATATCACATCCGTGACGGGGTAACCTATGAAGAAGAAGGCGAAGGACGTGGTTTCGAATGA
- a CDS encoding ABC transporter permease: MISLAGRDILHSWGKFVFTGIGLGLLIGITLSMAGIYRGMVDDAKVLLDNSGADLWVVQKDTLGPYAESSSLYDDIWRGMQGMPGVERAANITYLTMQVSKQDGDVRAMVTGVTSGEPGTPGWPPYLVAGRQITRSHYEAVADIASGFKLGDRIQIRRNHYTIVGLTRRMVSSNGDPMVFIPLKDAQEAQFLKDNDAIREQRRRTAENPAFNRPGVPGLLDAVIASQGTNPYVNAVLVRVEPGHAPEEVAESIRRWKRLTVYTRSQMEEILVGKLIATSARQIFMFLVILSIVSSAIVAFIIYTLTLGKIREIAVLKLIGTKNRTIVGLIMQQSIALGLIGFVVGKISATLLMAPIFPKYVLLQPLDSVMGFIAVVMICVLSSIIAIRAALRVDPAEAIGG, encoded by the coding sequence ATGATCAGCTTGGCAGGACGCGACATCTTGCACTCCTGGGGTAAGTTTGTCTTTACCGGTATAGGTCTTGGGCTACTCATTGGCATCACACTGTCTATGGCAGGAATTTATCGTGGCATGGTGGATGATGCCAAAGTGTTGCTCGACAATAGCGGTGCTGATCTCTGGGTTGTACAGAAGGACACTCTTGGTCCCTACGCTGAGTCATCAAGTCTCTACGATGATATCTGGCGAGGGATGCAAGGCATGCCGGGAGTGGAGCGGGCAGCGAACATCACTTATCTCACCATGCAGGTGAGCAAACAAGATGGTGACGTACGTGCCATGGTCACTGGCGTCACTTCTGGAGAACCTGGGACACCCGGGTGGCCGCCCTATCTAGTCGCGGGTCGCCAGATTACTCGGAGCCATTACGAGGCCGTCGCCGACATCGCTTCCGGATTTAAACTTGGCGACCGTATCCAGATCCGCCGCAATCACTATACTATAGTCGGCCTGACCAGAAGGATGGTCTCTTCCAATGGCGACCCAATGGTGTTCATTCCTCTTAAAGATGCCCAGGAAGCACAGTTTCTCAAGGATAATGACGCCATCCGAGAGCAGCGTCGACGCACGGCCGAAAACCCTGCTTTCAACCGGCCCGGAGTGCCAGGTTTGCTCGATGCGGTTATTGCTTCGCAAGGCACCAACCCATATGTCAATGCGGTTTTGGTGCGGGTTGAACCAGGTCATGCCCCGGAAGAAGTCGCTGAGTCGATCCGCCGCTGGAAGCGCTTAACCGTCTATACCCGCAGCCAGATGGAGGAGATTTTGGTTGGTAAGCTGATCGCGACCTCCGCCAGACAGATCTTCATGTTTCTGGTGATCCTTTCGATTGTCAGCTCCGCCATTGTGGCCTTCATCATCTACACCCTGACACTCGGGAAAATTCGTGAAATTGCTGTCTTGAAACTGATCGGCACTAAAAATCGCACCATTGTCGGTTTGATCATGCAACAGTCCATCGCTTTAGGTTTGATCGGCTTTGTGGTGGGTAAGATTTCGGCAACGTTATTGATGGCGCCAATCTTTCCCAAATATGTGCTGCTGCAACCACTCGACTCCGTTATGGGTTTTATCGCCGTGGTTATGATCTGCGTACTGTCGAGCATTATCGCCATTCGTGCCGCGCTCAGAGTCGATCCGGCCGAAGCCATAGGGGGCTGA
- a CDS encoding efflux RND transporter periplasmic adaptor subunit, with translation MKRLPFQKRTLALIAVLVPLLALFVYVALSSGPLAPVSVVLTTVENKSISPKLFGIGTIEARYTYKIGPTFAGRVIRLDVHVGERVKAGQVLGEMDPVDLDERLRAQDATLKRANAQLKEAQARKDYAQTQALRYEQLLKVRSSSEEVVATKQQDLLVAKAGLTAAREELSRVRAEREALEAQRNNLSLIAPVDSLVVSRDADPGTTVVAGQSVVELIDPSTLWVNVRFDQIRARGLAAGLSAQITLRSQAGELQAGRVLRVEPLADAVTEETLAKVVFDQIPDPLPPVGELAEITITLPTLAATPVVPNAAIHHIGSKLGVWQVTNGDLHFTAVSLGIADLEGRVQIREGLKVGDQVVAYSENALNEHSRIHVVDHIPGVTQ, from the coding sequence ATGAAAAGATTGCCTTTCCAAAAACGTACATTGGCCCTTATAGCTGTACTTGTTCCTCTGCTTGCGCTTTTTGTCTATGTGGCCTTGAGTTCGGGGCCACTTGCTCCGGTATCGGTTGTATTGACCACGGTCGAGAACAAGAGCATCTCACCGAAACTATTTGGCATCGGAACCATTGAGGCTCGTTACACCTACAAAATTGGCCCAACGTTTGCGGGGCGGGTCATACGTTTGGACGTACACGTAGGTGAACGTGTCAAGGCCGGGCAAGTGCTTGGCGAAATGGACCCGGTGGATCTTGATGAACGTCTCAGGGCTCAGGATGCCACGTTGAAACGAGCAAACGCTCAATTAAAGGAAGCGCAGGCGCGTAAGGATTATGCGCAGACACAGGCTTTACGCTACGAGCAGTTACTTAAAGTGCGTTCCTCAAGTGAGGAAGTGGTAGCCACTAAACAACAAGATCTGTTGGTTGCGAAAGCAGGGCTGACTGCGGCACGAGAGGAACTATCTCGTGTACGAGCGGAACGAGAGGCGTTAGAGGCGCAGCGCAATAATTTGTCTCTGATTGCGCCAGTTGACAGCTTGGTCGTTTCGCGTGATGCCGATCCGGGAACCACCGTGGTTGCAGGTCAGTCTGTCGTGGAGCTGATAGACCCGAGTACTCTGTGGGTCAATGTCCGTTTCGATCAAATTCGTGCGCGAGGTCTCGCAGCAGGCTTATCAGCCCAGATCACATTACGTTCGCAGGCAGGTGAGCTGCAGGCTGGACGAGTACTGAGAGTCGAACCCCTGGCAGACGCGGTAACGGAGGAAACACTAGCCAAGGTTGTCTTTGATCAAATCCCTGATCCGTTGCCACCTGTCGGTGAATTGGCCGAAATCACGATTACCTTACCGACTCTTGCGGCAACACCGGTTGTCCCAAATGCCGCTATCCATCATATAGGTAGCAAATTGGGCGTGTGGCAGGTCACTAATGGCGATCTTCACTTTACAGCAGTTTCACTGGGGATTGCCGATTTGGAGGGTCGTGTTCAAATACGAGAAGGGCTCAAGGTTGGTGACCAAGTTGTGGCCTACAGCGAAAACGCCCTGAATGAGCATAGCCGAATTCACGTCGTTGACCATATCCCCGGGGTGACGCAATGA
- a CDS encoding TetR/AcrR family transcriptional regulator, whose product MNLSSKYLPAEERRAVTVEAVIELAGEQNPSEITTASIAKRMGVTQGALFRHFSNKDAILQAVMEWVSERLMSRIEKAVYEKPSPLAALESMFMAHVDFIIEHPGIPRMLFGELQRSEETVPKRMVHALIRRYGERLNRLFEQGKVSGEFDVRLDNEAAATLFIGTIQGLVMQSLIAGDVSHMRRDAPKVFAIYQRGIGSVS is encoded by the coding sequence ATGAATTTATCAAGCAAATATCTTCCGGCTGAGGAACGACGGGCGGTGACGGTAGAGGCGGTAATCGAGTTGGCGGGAGAGCAGAATCCGAGCGAAATTACTACGGCTTCCATAGCTAAACGAATGGGGGTGACTCAGGGGGCACTTTTTCGTCATTTTTCAAACAAGGATGCCATCTTACAGGCTGTTATGGAATGGGTGAGCGAACGATTGATGTCACGTATCGAAAAAGCAGTTTATGAAAAGCCCTCTCCTCTTGCCGCACTCGAAAGTATGTTTATGGCGCATGTGGACTTTATAATAGAGCATCCCGGTATTCCTCGTATGTTGTTTGGTGAATTACAACGCTCTGAAGAAACCGTACCCAAACGAATGGTGCATGCACTCATCCGTCGTTATGGGGAGCGTCTCAACCGTTTATTTGAACAAGGAAAGGTCTCTGGTGAATTTGATGTAAGGCTTGATAATGAGGCTGCGGCTACGCTTTTCATCGGAACTATTCAAGGATTGGTCATGCAATCATTGATAGCTGGAGATGTTAGCCATATGCGTCGCGATGCACCGAAAGTTTTTGCAATATATCAACGGGGTATCGGGAGCGTATCATGA
- a CDS encoding TetR/AcrR family transcriptional regulator: protein MIANNDSQKTTPLTKRLATAIRREQIAETSLKLISLHGLEALNIVAIAEDIGLAPSAIYRHFSGKEEILESVSGLLQDRLLGNVRRVCAETDDPLKRLHLLLQSHLNLVLKGSGIPRYVFATGSEGVQSTRKLRLFKAVELYLKKVATLFYDGQQVGKIRPELDPDVLSYMYLGLIQPGILLQQMSDGEFDIESHVEAAWEIFSKTISVTSQSGQPRP, encoded by the coding sequence ATGATTGCGAATAACGATTCACAAAAAACAACCCCTCTTACCAAGCGCCTTGCCACAGCTATCAGACGTGAACAGATTGCTGAAACGTCTTTAAAGTTGATCAGCCTGCATGGACTGGAAGCTTTAAATATCGTGGCTATAGCAGAAGATATCGGACTTGCTCCTTCTGCGATCTATCGCCATTTCTCCGGCAAAGAAGAAATCCTTGAGTCTGTTAGCGGCTTACTTCAAGACCGCCTTTTAGGCAATGTCAGGAGGGTTTGTGCAGAAACAGACGATCCGCTCAAACGTTTGCACCTGTTATTACAGTCTCATCTCAACCTTGTGCTCAAGGGCAGCGGCATTCCTCGTTATGTGTTTGCCACGGGCTCGGAAGGTGTTCAATCGACAAGAAAGTTACGGCTCTTTAAAGCTGTTGAACTCTACTTAAAAAAAGTCGCGACTCTTTTTTATGATGGACAACAAGTGGGGAAAATTCGTCCTGAACTGGATCCTGACGTCTTGTCCTACATGTATCTTGGCCTCATTCAACCAGGAATTCTTCTGCAACAGATGAGTGATGGAGAGTTTGACATAGAATCTCACGTTGAAGCAGCTTGGGAGATATTTTCCAAGACAATTTCGGTTACTTCACAAAGCGGTCAACCAAGGCCCTAA
- a CDS encoding multiheme c-type cytochrome: MDNRLTFLLICTTLLMTAGVAFAGDLCIDCHSKTSPGQVADWQASQHSHVGVTCDTCHGDAHTSADDYKNAVLPDEAVCAQCHEEQFTSFSHGKHNYGWTVLNAIPATHMAPDELIEGGRGCGGCHNMGIKSEEQKADQLAKGYRYQNNSCDECHTRHAFSLKEAQNPKACQQCHMGYDHPQWEMWSSSKHGARYFAKKDGDLPEGAAAPTCQDCHLPDGTHENHTAWGFLGVRLPLPEDPQAAADRVTILKALGVLHPETGEPTAVFDAVKAVDMARLDQASWEKERNKMLDTCTKCHSRTYAKEQLDMGDAILTKADRLMADAIETVAALYKDGIIKKPEGYPYNYPFILALMHTNGANWNEKLDELSYIDQVLLQMYFKHRMRAYQAFFHVNPDYAYWYGWNMMTQDLGEIKHLAQQLRADQQK; the protein is encoded by the coding sequence ATGGATAATCGTTTAACGTTTTTACTCATCTGTACCACTCTGTTGATGACTGCTGGAGTAGCTTTTGCTGGAGATCTCTGTATTGATTGCCACAGCAAAACATCTCCCGGCCAAGTTGCCGACTGGCAAGCAAGTCAACATTCACACGTCGGCGTCACTTGTGACACCTGCCATGGAGATGCGCATACCTCTGCTGACGACTACAAAAATGCTGTACTGCCCGATGAAGCGGTCTGTGCCCAGTGCCACGAAGAACAGTTCACCTCGTTCTCACACGGCAAACACAACTATGGCTGGACCGTACTGAATGCCATTCCGGCAACTCACATGGCCCCAGATGAACTGATTGAAGGGGGCCGCGGCTGTGGCGGTTGTCATAACATGGGGATCAAGAGTGAAGAGCAAAAGGCTGACCAATTGGCCAAAGGCTATCGCTATCAGAACAATTCTTGCGACGAATGTCATACCCGTCATGCCTTTTCCCTGAAAGAAGCCCAGAACCCTAAAGCCTGCCAGCAATGTCACATGGGATACGACCATCCACAGTGGGAAATGTGGTCGAGTTCGAAACATGGTGCGCGTTACTTTGCCAAAAAAGATGGAGATCTTCCTGAAGGGGCAGCGGCACCAACATGCCAGGACTGCCACTTACCCGATGGCACCCATGAAAATCATACTGCTTGGGGATTCCTCGGTGTTCGCTTACCGTTGCCGGAAGACCCACAGGCCGCAGCTGATCGCGTTACAATCCTCAAAGCCCTCGGCGTTTTACATCCCGAGACGGGTGAACCGACAGCCGTTTTTGATGCCGTCAAGGCTGTCGACATGGCACGACTGGATCAAGCTTCATGGGAAAAAGAACGCAACAAGATGCTCGATACCTGCACTAAATGCCATTCCCGCACCTACGCCAAAGAGCAGCTTGACATGGGTGATGCAATTTTGACAAAAGCGGATCGCCTCATGGCCGATGCAATTGAAACGGTGGCGGCTCTTTACAAAGACGGGATTATCAAGAAGCCTGAAGGTTACCCCTACAATTATCCGTTCATTCTCGCATTAATGCATACCAACGGTGCCAACTGGAATGAGAAACTTGATGAGCTTTCCTACATTGATCAGGTTCTTCTGCAGATGTATTTCAAGCATCGTATGCGCGCTTATCAAGCCTTCTTCCATGTCAATCCGGATTATGCCTATTGGTACGGCTGGAACATGATGACTCAGGATTTAGGTGAGATAAAACATCTGGCTCAACAACTGCGTGCTGACCAGCAGAAGTAA
- a CDS encoding FprA family A-type flavoprotein: MNPRKIKDDIYWMGYIDWEARLFDELIPLPDGTSYNAYLIAGSKKTALIDSVESEFFSDLEAQLKDVTKLDYLVSLHAEQDHSGSIPKILAKYPEAKLVTSPKAKGILMDILDIAADAIITVADGEILCLGDKTLEFIHTPWVHWPETMVAYLQEDKILFSCDFFGSHIATTELFASDEARVYEAAKRYYAEVMMPFGNSIKKHLQKLAPYAIDIIAPSHGPLHKRPSFIIDAHKDWVDGQLKNVVILPYVSMHKSTKKMVDHLTAMLTEQGVRVELFNLSVTDIGKLAIALVDAGTIVVGTPTVLAGPHPAAAYCAFLANALRPRSKYLSIIGSYGWGGKTVEVLAGMVPNLKVEIIEPVQVKGVPTEEDLAALETLAKTIAAKHKEQGFV, from the coding sequence ATGAATCCGCGCAAAATTAAAGACGATATTTACTGGATGGGGTATATCGATTGGGAAGCACGCCTCTTTGATGAGCTTATCCCCCTGCCAGATGGAACTAGTTACAATGCTTACCTTATTGCAGGCAGCAAAAAGACAGCTCTGATAGACAGCGTAGAGTCAGAGTTTTTCTCAGACCTTGAGGCTCAGCTCAAGGATGTTACCAAGCTTGATTATCTAGTATCATTGCATGCTGAACAAGATCACTCCGGCAGCATTCCTAAAATCCTGGCTAAATATCCCGAAGCCAAACTAGTAACGAGCCCCAAGGCTAAAGGGATACTCATGGATATACTCGATATCGCCGCAGACGCCATTATCACTGTCGCAGACGGAGAAATCCTCTGCCTGGGGGATAAAACGCTGGAGTTCATCCATACCCCATGGGTGCATTGGCCAGAAACCATGGTGGCCTACCTTCAAGAGGATAAGATTCTCTTCAGCTGCGACTTTTTCGGCTCCCATATTGCGACGACTGAGCTATTCGCCAGTGATGAAGCGCGTGTTTACGAAGCGGCAAAACGCTACTACGCCGAAGTCATGATGCCTTTTGGCAATAGCATCAAAAAGCATCTACAAAAACTTGCACCTTATGCAATTGACATCATCGCTCCCAGCCACGGTCCACTGCATAAACGACCATCTTTTATCATTGATGCCCATAAAGACTGGGTCGATGGACAACTGAAAAATGTGGTCATTTTGCCCTACGTTTCCATGCACAAAAGCACTAAAAAAATGGTAGACCACCTCACCGCCATGCTTACTGAGCAGGGTGTTCGCGTCGAGCTGTTTAACTTATCAGTTACCGACATTGGCAAACTGGCGATAGCTTTAGTCGATGCTGGAACAATCGTTGTTGGCACCCCAACGGTGCTTGCCGGCCCCCATCCCGCCGCCGCTTACTGCGCCTTTTTAGCCAACGCCTTACGTCCGCGAAGCAAATATTTATCGATTATCGGCTCCTATGGTTGGGGCGGTAAAACAGTAGAAGTGTTGGCTGGAATGGTTCCCAACCTCAAAGTCGAAATTATTGAACCGGTACAGGTAAAAGGGGTTCCAACCGAGGAGGATCTTGCCGCCCTTGAGACTTTGGCGAAAACGATAGCGGCTAAACACAAAGAGCAGGGCTTTGTCTAA